One Brassica napus cultivar Da-Ae chromosome C2, Da-Ae, whole genome shotgun sequence DNA window includes the following coding sequences:
- the LOC106453882 gene encoding uncharacterized protein LOC106453882: protein MPTTLLKANPSNFRALVQKYTGRSTGIDVSRGRKGPVTLDFRSPASVLKEVIFPSSGDLQNHDCATYRHRGYGESHVTCEREGTKAASYQMGQLCNDYMFVVGMMIMVIMITMMKVIL from the coding sequence ATGCCCACGACGCTCCTCAAAGCAAACCCTAGCAATTTCCGAGCCCTGGTTCAGAAATACACCGGCCGTTCTACCGGGATTGACGTTTCCAGAGGAAGAAAAGGTCCGGTGACGTTAGATTTCAGGTCTCCGGCTTCGGTGTTGAAAGAAGTCATTTTCCCAAGCTCCGGTGATCTCCAGAATCACGATTGTGCCACTTATAGGCACCGCGGTTATGGGGAGAGTCACGTGACCTGTGAACGGGAAGGTACCAAAGCGGCGTCCTATCAGATGGGTCAACTATGTAATGATTATATGTTTGTGGTGGGTATGATGATCATGGTCATCATGATAACCATGATGAAGGTGATCTTGTAA
- the LOC125581939 gene encoding probable LRR receptor-like serine/threonine-protein kinase At3g47570, whose product MRLFLLLSFSTLMLLEGYMFTYETDKQTLLEFKSQVSKGKRAVLSSWNNSFPLCKWTWVKCGKKHKRVTGLNLGGLQLGGVISPSIGNLSFLISLNLTSNGFGGTIPQELGSLFRLKHLFMSFNFLKGEIPTSLFNCSRLVELHLHSNSLSQVVPWELGSLRKLVLLDLGRNNLKGKFPASLGNLTSLEELSFVANIMEGEIPNDIARLANMVDLQLATNNFSGVFPQAIYNMSLLENLNIIDNGFFGSLRSDIGNLLPHLQGLFIGNNSFSGAIPATLPNISNLQNLGMEINSLTGSIPPSFGKLRDLQLLSLHTNSFGSHSFQDLEFFGALSNCTQLSELLVAYNRLAGDLSTSIANLSTNINILELQSNFISGSIPHDNGNLINLNILSLGNNLLTGALPTSLGKLSGLEEFSVGSNKMSGEIPSSLGNITRLESLWLFNNSFEGSIPPSIGKCSHLLYFYLQDNKLDGTIPQEIMQIAPLVLLNMSNNLLTGSLPETVGSLEHLGTLSVAHNRLSGKLPETLGKCLLMVQLDLQGNSFDGTIPDISGLLGIKEVDFSNNNLSGSIPGYFANFSSLEHLNLSINNFEGKVPTEGKFKNATIVSVSGNINLCGGVLELKLKPCKHSSFSKKVLIGISVGVSALLVLFIAFVSLCWFRNRKRNKTNEASPSTLGTFHEQISYGDLRNATNGFSSSNLVGSGCFGTVFKALIPPENKVVAVKVLNLQQRGALKSFMAECESLKNVRHRNLVKLLTACSSIDFQGNQFRALIYEFMPNGSLDMWLHPDEVEEIRRPSRTLTLLERLNIAIDVAYVLDYLHIHSHEAIAHCDLKPSNVLLDEDLTAHVSDFGLAQILLKFDQEYFLNQLSSAGVRGTIGYAAPEYGMGGQVSTHGDMYSFGILLLEMFSGKRPTNELFGGNFTLYSYIESALPGRVLDVADEAVLHNGLRIGFPVADCLKLVFEVGLRCCEEYPVNRLAMGEALKELITIREKFFRSKRRARH is encoded by the exons atgaggctctttcttttactttctttcaGTACTCTAATGTTACTTGAAGGATACATGTTTACCTATGAAACTGATAAGCAAACGTTGCTCGAGTTCAAGTCTCAAGTATCTAAAGGCAAAAGGGCTGTTCTGTCCTCATGGAACAACTCATTCCCTCTCTGCAAATGGACATGGGTTAAATGTGGCAAGAAACACAAAAGGGTTACTGGTCTGAACCTCGGAGGATTGCAATTAGGTGGGGTGATATCGCCATCTATCGGTAATCTTTCGTTTCTCATATCACTTAATCTCACTAGTAACGGTTTTGGTGGTACCATCCCTCAAGAGTTGGGAAGCTTGTTTAGGCTTAAACACCTATTTATGTCATTTAATTTTCTCAAAGGAGAGATTCCAACTAGCCTGTTTAACTGCTCTAGATTGGTGGAACTTCATTTACACTCAAACTCTCTTTCACAAGTTGTTCCTTGGGAACTAGGGTCATTGAGGAAACTTGTTTTGTTAGATCTTGGTCGAAACAACCTTAAAGGAAAGTTTCCTGCATCTCTAGGAAACTTGACTTCCCTCGAAGAACTTAGCTTTGTAGCAAACATTATGGAAGGAGAAATTCCTAATGATATAGCTAGATTGGCTAACATGGTGGATCTTCAGTTAGCAACAAACAATTTCTCAGGTGTTTTTCCTCAGGCAATTTACAATATGTCATTGCTTGAGAATTTAAACATCATTGATAATGGTTTCTTTGGGAGCTTGAGGTCTGATATTGGTAACTTATTACCACACCTTCAAGGGTTATTTATCGGAAATAATTCTTTCTCTGGCGCAATTCCAGCAACACTTCCAAACATCTCAAATCTTCAAAATTTGGGAATGGAGATTAATAGTCTGACAGGAAGTATTCCTCCAAGCTTTGGAAAATTACGAGATTTACAACTCCTGTCACTTCATACTAATTCTTTTGGAAGTCACTCTTTTCAAgatcttgagttttttggagCTTTAAGTAACTGCACCCAACTGAGTGAATTACTTGTAGCTTACAATAGGCTTGCGGGTGACTTGTCTACCTCTATAGCTAATTTATCTACGAACATCAACATATTAGAACTTCAGTCGAATTTCATCTCTGGAAGCATTCCTCACGACAATGGAAATctcataaacctaaatataCTTTCCTTGGGAAACAATCTATTGACAGGAGCCCTCCCAACCTCTCTTGGAAAGCTTTCAGGATTAGAAGAATTCAGTGTCGGGTCAAATAAAATGTCAGGAGAAATACCATCCTCTTTAGGCAACATCACGCGATTAGAAAGTCTCTGGTTGTTTAACAATAGCTTTGAAGGAAGCATTCCTCCTAGCATTGGTAAATGTAGTCATCTGCTGTATTTTTATCTTCAAGATAATAAGCTGGATGGGACTATACCTCAGGAGATCATGCAAATTGCGCCGCTTGTTTTACTAAACATGTCAAATAACTTATTGACCGGCTCTCTGCCAGAAACTGTTGGAAGCCTTGAACATCTTGGCACACTTTCTGTTGCGCACAATAGACTATCAGGGAAACTCCCAGAGACTTTAGGAAAGTGTCTCTTGATGGTACAACTTGATCTACAAGGAAATTCTTTTGATGGAACCATTCCAGACATAAGTGGGTTGCTGGGTATTAAAGAAGTTGATTTTTCAAACAATAATCTCTCTGGAAGCATACCTGGGTATTTTGCAAATTTCAGCTCATTGGAACATCTCAATCTATCCATTAACAACTTCGAGGGAAAAGTTCCAACAGAAGGAAAGTTTAAGAATGCTACTATAGTTTCAGTTTCTGGAAACATAAACCTATGTGGAGGCGTCTTGGAGTTGAAACTAAAGCCATGCAAGCATTCCTCTTTCTCGAAGAAAGTTTTGATTGGAATAAGCGTAGGCGTATCTGCGCTTTTGGTGTTATTCAtagcttttgtttctctttgcTGGTTCAGAAACAGAAAGAGGAATAAGACCAATGAAGCATCTCCTTCCACCTTGGGCACTTTCCATGAACAAATAAGCTATGGAGATCTTCGAAATGCGACAAATGGTTTCTCTTCGAGTAATTTGGTTGGTTCAGGCTGTTTTGGTACTGTTTTTAAAGCATTGATTCCTCCAGAGAACAAGGTTGTTGCAGTGAAAGTTTTAAACTTGCAGCAACGTGGAGCTTTGAAGAGTTTTATGGCAGAGTGTGAATCTTTGAAAAATGTAAGGCATCGTAATCTTGTCAAATTGTTGACGGCTTGCTCAAGTATTGATTTCCAAGGAAATCAATTCAGAGCATTAATCTACGAGTTCATGCCAAATGGAAGCTTGGATATGTGGTTGCATCCGGATGAAGTGGAAGAGATTCGTAGACCCTCTAGAACTTTGACATTACTTGAAAGACTTAACATAGCAATAGACGTGGCTTATGTTTTAGATTATCTTCATATTCATTCCCATGAAGCTATAGCTCATTGTGATCTTAAGCCAAGCAACGTCCTTCTAGATGAAGATCTAACTGCACATGTCAGCGACTTTGGTCTGGCTCAGATCCTCCTCAAATTCGACCAGGAATACTTTCTCAATCAGCTTAGTTCGGCCGGTGTCAGAGGAACCATTGGCTACGCTGCACCAG AATATGGAATGGGTGGGCAAGTATCAACACACGGTGATATGTATAGCTTTGGGATTCTACTTTTGGAAATGTTCAGTGGAAAGCGACCAACCAATGAGTTGTTTGGAGGAAACTTTACGCTCTACAGCTATATTGAATCTGCGTTGCCAGGACGAGTGTTGGATGTCGCAGATGAAGCGGTTCTTCATAACGGCCTTAGAATCGGATTCCCTGTTGCCGACTGCTTGAAACTAGTTTTTGAGGTGGGACTTAGGTGTTGTGAAGAATATCCAGTGAACCGATTGGCAATGGGTGAAGCTTTAAAAGAGTTAATCACAATTAGAGAGAAGTTCTTCAGATCCAAAAGAAGAGCTAGGCATTGA